The Amphiura filiformis chromosome 12, Afil_fr2py, whole genome shotgun sequence genome includes a region encoding these proteins:
- the LOC140165561 gene encoding uncharacterized protein produces the protein MAGSYRAVLKQVADGLGPEDIENMTYTLGFKPAKRASIKNGVHLLQEMENQDLIAEDDLNQLKQLLDNHDLKKLGKIVGRHIEKETKSGKAEEKVSASQAINAGSYTTAQQPIPSPGPNMAPQSVYGGPGMGQQGYPIITNQQQYPSANYGAHFAPGPNPQNQSMGNMTQMPQVQTQYFFPQNQPGMNPNMVANSSYHGNQQASQMHMIPNQYQPSAISPHNHTLPPQQHMGHHQSNQSQMSNPGIASHSTNRTQPNIPTHASHSNRLEIQSSEENVSDEGEVVVDTPIGMLEKLNLGESCGSLKSVEPVAKVQMNTKQDQCLVGNLQSHNAIQGEVSFAKTDPHRNDAPLQVDGKAVNRLPNNIPTLGNPVQPSSTVSGFTPKQPTSAIHGVQCVRPSTEYTRWKQDGRKVSIFQDGGFEMKIMTQPTHAEHYETGEGRYVLLPWESSYKIYIGNNTPQRCATEVTYDGKWAGEFELRSGEHMVIERPTIEEKKFCFVKPESAPPGSGVSVDNPDNGVIIANFLPEKGPALNDLKRSCHMSTGGSSGHLQVDDLYDNLYDDDSEIVADAMSFSTCSASVQQSDVQRSITGGSAPSTEWRAGATALVGHSNQQFQPADYFEVDDKRKVEIKLKLVGLKK, from the exons ATGGCGGGGTCTTACCGAGCAGTACTAAAGCAGGTGGCTGATGGACTTGGTCCAGAAGACATTGAAAATATGACATACACTCTAGGATTCAAACCAGCTAAGAGAGCTTCCATTAAAAATGGAGTCCATCTCCTCCAAGAGATGGAGAACCAAGATCTCATTGCAGAAGatgatctgaatcaactgaaacaGTTGTTGGATAATCATGACTTGAAGAAGTTGGGTAAAATAGTGGGTCGGCATATAGAGAAGGAAACAAAGTCAGGAAAGGCAGAAGAGAAAGTTTCTGCAAGTCAGGCAATAAATGCAG gttcataCACCACTGCACAACAGCCTATCCCTAGTCCTGGACCAAATATGGCACCACAGTCAGTCTATGGAGGACCAGGAATGGGTCAACAGGGATATCCCATCATTACCAATCAACAGCAGTATCCTTCAGCAAATTATGGAGCACATTTTGCACCGGGCCCTAATCCTCAAAATCAGTCAATGGGTAATATGACGCAAATGCCGCAAGTTCAGACTCAGTATTTCTTTCCTCAAAATCAACCTGgtatgaatccaaatatggttgCAAACAGTAGTTACCATGGTAATCAACAAGCTAGCCAGATGCATATGATACCAAACCAGTACCAACCTTCCGCCATATCACCGCATAATCACACGCTTCCTCCACAGCAACACATGGGACATCATCAAAGCAACCAATCGCAAATGAGCAATCCTGGCATTGCCTCTCATAGTACTAATAGAACCCAACCTAACATTCCAACACATGCATCTCACTCAAATCGTTTAGAAATCCAAAGTTCTGAAGAAAATGTGAGTGATGAAGGAGAGGTTGTCGTTGACACACCCATTGGAATGCTGGAAAAGTTAAATCTGGGCGAGTCATGTGGATCGTTGAAATCGGTTGAACCTGTTGCTAAGGTACAGATGAATACAAAACAGGACCAGTGCCTTGTGGGTAATTTGCAATCCCATAATGCCATTCAAGGAGAAGTGTCGTTTGCAAAGACAG ACCCACATAGGAATGATGCTCCTCTCCAAGTTGATGGAA AAGCTGTGAATCGTCTCCCTAATAATATTCCAACTCTTGGTAATCCAGTGCAACCATCATCTACAGTGTCTGGATTCACACCCAAGCAGCCGACATCTGCCATCCATGGTGTACAATGTGTCAGGCCATCAACAGAATATACCAGATGGAAACAAG ATGGGAGGAAAGTATCCATTTTCCAAGACGGTGGTTTCGAGATGAAAATCATGACGCAACCAACACACGCAGAACATTATGAAACCGGTGAAGGGCGTTATGTCTTATTACCATGGGAATCATCATACAAAATCTACATAGGCAACAACACACCGCAGCGATGCGCAACGGAAGTTACCTACGACGGGAAGTGGGCCGGCGAGTTTGAATTGAGATCAGGCGAACATATGGTGATAGAAAGGCCTACAATTGAGGAGAAGAAGTTCTGTTTTGTGAAACCGGAATCAGCGCCCCCTGGGTCTGGAGTAAGCGTAGATAACCCCGATAATGGCGTCATAATTGCAAATTTCCTTCCAGAGAAAGGACCAGCATTAAATGATCTCAAGAG atcgtgtcacatgtcAACAGGTGGTAGCAGTGGCCATCTTCAGGTTGATGATCTTTATGACAACTTATATGATGATGACTCTGAAATAGTAGCTGATGCAATGTCATTCAGTACATGCAGCGCATCGGTCCAACAGAGTGACGTACAAAGAAGTATTACAGGTGGATCCGCTCCAAGCACAGAGTGGCGCGCAGGGGCAACGGCTCTAGTAGGACATAGTAATCAACAATTCCAACCAGCTGATTATTTTGAAGTGGACGATAAAAGGAAAGTTGAAATCAAACTGAAACTTGTGGGATTGAAAAAGTGA